TACCCTGCGCTTTCCGCGGGGGTGCTTTCTCACGCTTCTCGCTCCGGGGTCTCACCCTGGCCCCCACTCCCGCAGGAGTCTTCGGGTACTCCGGCTTCTTCAACCTTTTACGAAAAGTCACAATCTTAGCGAAAACAGCCTTTTTTTATTGATTTTTATCATTCAGCTGCGTGTTTCTACGTTTAGATTTGGTTTTTTTACACTTAAGCGTACTGATTTTACTGTTAATCCATCCGATTTTACACTTTCATGCAGTTATTTTACAGTTAGCCAGTCATACGAGAACCCTTTGGCTCTGTTTAACTCTAGTGTTTATTTCCGCTCATTGCACTTTCTGCGGGGCGCCGGTGAGCCTCCTCATGCTCCGCACTCCGGGGTCTCACCATTCCACCTGATCAAGCAGGAGTGTCGCGCATTCGCTGCAATCAACTTCTTTTAAAATATCAACAATGATCTTTTAACACAGCCAAACAAAAAAACCTCCAAAAGCACCTTTCCAGGACCTTTCAGAGGTTTTATTCGAACATATACTTTATACGTAGTGATTTTCTACAGTTTCAGCACAGCTTGAGCAAAGGCCCGGGTGCTTTTCACTGGACCCGATAGTCTTACTTACAACCCAGCATCGTTCACATGTTTCCCCTTCAGCAGGAGAGACAACAACACTGACGTTTTCGTATGACTTTGCTTCGGCAGGCGCACTGCCTTCTTCAAGGCTCACTTCTGATGCGATCAGAAGCTTATCAAGGTTAGGCAATTCTTTCAGTAAAACATAATCGTCACCTTCAGCAAACACTCTTACATGTGCTGTAAGGGATTTTCCGATTACTTTTTCGCTTCGTGCTTCTTCAAGAGCCTTCAGAACGTCATCGCGGAGTTCCATGAAGCGGTCCCACTTCTTCGTAAGTTCACCTGCATTGGCATACTCCTTAACCTCAGGCATATCTGTAAGCTGGACGTTGGCTGCTTCTTTTTGCGGAAGCTCTTCCCACGCCTCATCTGTTGTATGGCTCAGGATCGGGCTCAGAAGCTTCAACAGGCTTACGAGCACTTCATACATAACCGTCTGAATGCCGCGGCGGGACGGATCATCTGCATGCTTGATATAAAGGGTATCTTTAGCAATATCCATATAAAACGAGCTCAGGTCGATGGTACAGAAGTTATGAACTTTGTGGTACACCTGTGCGAACTGGTAGCTGTCATAAGCTCCTCTTACGTCTTTGACAAGGTCATTAAGCTTTACGAGCATATAACGGTCAAGTTCGCTCAAATCACCTTCAGCCACAGTATGGCGGGCCGGATCAAAGTCGTGCAGGTTGCCAAGCAGGAAACGGAACGTGTTACGGATCTTACGGTACACTTCAGCTACCTGTTTCAGAATGTTGTCGGATACTCTTACGTCAGACTGGTAGTCAACGCTTGCAACCCAAAGCCTTAGAATATCTGCACCGAGCTGGTTCATTACTTTATTCGGGATCACAACGTTACCGACACTTTTACTCATCTTGCGTCCTTCACCGTCAAGGGTAAATCCGTGACTGATAACAGCTTTGTACGGCGCTTTACCGGTAATAGCAACAGAAGTAGAAAGGGATGAGTTAAACCATCCGCGGTACTGGTCGGATCCTTCAAGATAAACATCAGCCGGACGCTGAAGTTCAGGACGCTCTACGAGTACACTCTGGTGGGACGATCCGGAATCAAACCATACATCCATGATGTCCATTTCTTTCGTAAATTCACCGTTCGGGCTGTGCTCAGACGTAAAACCTTCGGGCAGAAGGTCTTTTGTATCCCATTCAAACCAGATGTTTGAACCGTGTTCACGGAACAACGCACTTACATGATCAATTGTTTCATCAGTGATGATCGGTTCGCTGTTTTCTCCGTAAAAGATCGGGATCGGTACGCCCCACGCACGCTGACGGGAAATACACCAGTCACCTCGGTCACGTACCATGTTGTAAAGGCGCGTTTCGCCCCATTTCGGCAGCCACTCCACGTTGTTCACTTCACGGAGAAGGTCTTCACGGAAGTCTTTAATGGACGCAAACCATTGAGCGGTCGCTCGGAAAATAACCGGTTTTTTCGTACGCCAGTCATGGGGGTATGAGTGTGTCATAAAGGAAAGGTGTACAAGTGCCCCTGCTTCATCAAGTTTTTCTGTGATCGGTTTGTTGGCCGCATCATAGAAAAGACCTTCAAAGCCCGGTGCTTCCTCTGTCATAACTCCTTTATCATCAACTGGACAAAGAACGTCCAGTCCGTATTTCTGTCCGACGATGTAGTCGTCTTCTCCGTGGCCTGGTGCAGTGTGTACACACCCTGTACCGGCATCGAGAGTAACATGGTCACCTAAAATCACAAGGCTTTCACGATCGTATAATGGGTGCTGTGCCACGACATTCTCAAGAGTTGCCCCTTTCATCGTGCGCTCAACGGTCACGTCTTCCCAGCCAATCGCTTCTGTAAGGCTTTCCAGGAGACCCTGGGCAACAACGTACTTCGCTCCTCCTGCATTTACAACTGCGTAATCAAGCTCTGGATGAACCGCAATTCCCAGGTTGGCAGGAATCGTCCACGGAGTAGTCGTCCAGATCATGAGATTTTCCCCTTGTTCCAAAACGCCTTTTCCGTCTTTCACATCAAATGCAACGTAGATGGACGGAGAACGTTTGTCTTCGTACTCGATTTCTGCTTCAGCCAGGGCTGATTCGGATGACGGGCTCCAATAAACCGGCTTTTTGCCTTTATAGATATAACCCTTCTTCGCCATTTCTCCAAATACCTTAATCTGCTGGGCTTCATAATCGTGAGTCAGGGTAATATAAGGGTTATCCCAGTCACCGCGTACCCCGAGGCGCTTAAACTGTTCACGCTGGCTGTCAACCTGACCGATTGCATACTCTTCACACTTCTGCCGGAATTCTGCAACGCTCAATTCCTTACGCTTTACTTTTCCTTTTTTCGTGAGAGCCGTTTCAATCGGAAGACCGTGTGTATCCCATCCGGGAACATACGGCGCGTTAAACCCTGTCATGGATTTATAGCGGACGATAAAGTCTTTTAATACTTTGTTTAAGGCATGGCCCATGTGAATATCGCCGTTCGCATATGGAGGTCCGTCATGTAAAACAAACAACGGACGTCCTTGTGTACGTTTCTGGACTTGCTCGTAAAGATTTTCTGATTCCCATTTTTCCTGAATGCCCGGCTCGCGGTTAGGCAGGTTGCCACGCATAGGAAACGCCGTTTTCGGCATAAGAAGGGTTTCTTTGTAGTTCATTGTTCTTCCTCCTGTATTCAAAGTGCTCAGCTGAGCTTAACAGGGCAGCGTCATCAGGCTTTGTTCATTGAAAACAAAAAAACTCCTCATCCCAGTAGGGACGAGAAGTTATACCCGTGGTACCACCCTAATGAACGGAAGGCTTACCGTTCACTTAACGCATTCGTAACGTGAATGATACGACACAGCTTACTCCGGATTTCCGTTTCAATGTGTGACTCAAGGGTGATGTTCTGTTTATCCCGTAAGCCGGGCTTTCACCATCCCCGGTCGCTTCGTCTCTACGGACTGATAAACATACTGTCCCTGTCAAGGTCGTTTGTATTAACTTTCATTATCGGCATGCATGTTAGAAATTATAAGGGAAAATTCAAAAAAGCGCAACCGGAAGGCCATCAGCCTTTTGCGTTCTCATAGGCCTCGTCTGCTTCTTCCACTCCGCGGCCGAGATCATCCCACTCATCTCCAGTAAGCATTTCAAGCTGCGCTTCGAGAAGCATCTTAAAACGGGTACGGTAGACTTTGGACTGTTTTTTAAGCTCTTCAATTTCGAGAGCGATTTTTCGGGATTTTGCTAAAGACTCATTAATGATGCGGTCTGCATTCTTTTCCGCTTCCTTGATGATCAGCTTTGCTTCTTTATCAGCGCTTCGTTTAACTTCTTCTGCTGTTTCCTGAGCAACGAAAATCGATTTGTTCAGCGTTGTTTCCAGGTTGGAGAAGTGGTCAAGCCTTTCCTCAAGGTCACTTACTTTATCAAAAAGTTCTTTCTTTTCCCGAATCACCATTTCATAGTCTTTGATTACCTGATCTAAAAATTCGTTCACTTCGTCTTCGTCATACCCCCGGAATCCACGGGTAAATTCTTTATTATGAATATCGAGCGGCGTTAGCGGCATTTCAGGCACCTCCATTTATAATCGTGTTGTTTCCAGCTTATGTACTACTGGCATTTATTCGACACCGTCAGAATGATTTCCTTCTTTTGTGTCAATTTTCTTATTCAGGAAATCCTATAATAAGCCTTACCCGGTCTTTTTTCGTTACGCCTTCTTCAGCAATGATTTTACCACGGCCTTTCCCCCGCACGGAAAGTACATCTCCCGGCATGAGGCGCATCGATTTATCCGTTGTTACCTTCCAGTTCACTTTTACAAGCTCTCCGTCAATGATCGTTTTCATTTTCGAACGAGAAACATTGAACATCTCAGAAGCAACGGTGTCGAGTCTCATAGATGACACGGTAATCATGGATTCTCTCCATGTATCACCTGCTTCAAGTATCCGGTCAAGGGAAATTCTCTCCAGATCCACT
This DNA window, taken from Alteribacter keqinensis, encodes the following:
- the ileS gene encoding isoleucine--tRNA ligase codes for the protein MNYKETLLMPKTAFPMRGNLPNREPGIQEKWESENLYEQVQKRTQGRPLFVLHDGPPYANGDIHMGHALNKVLKDFIVRYKSMTGFNAPYVPGWDTHGLPIETALTKKGKVKRKELSVAEFRQKCEEYAIGQVDSQREQFKRLGVRGDWDNPYITLTHDYEAQQIKVFGEMAKKGYIYKGKKPVYWSPSSESALAEAEIEYEDKRSPSIYVAFDVKDGKGVLEQGENLMIWTTTPWTIPANLGIAVHPELDYAVVNAGGAKYVVAQGLLESLTEAIGWEDVTVERTMKGATLENVVAQHPLYDRESLVILGDHVTLDAGTGCVHTAPGHGEDDYIVGQKYGLDVLCPVDDKGVMTEEAPGFEGLFYDAANKPITEKLDEAGALVHLSFMTHSYPHDWRTKKPVIFRATAQWFASIKDFREDLLREVNNVEWLPKWGETRLYNMVRDRGDWCISRQRAWGVPIPIFYGENSEPIITDETIDHVSALFREHGSNIWFEWDTKDLLPEGFTSEHSPNGEFTKEMDIMDVWFDSGSSHQSVLVERPELQRPADVYLEGSDQYRGWFNSSLSTSVAITGKAPYKAVISHGFTLDGEGRKMSKSVGNVVIPNKVMNQLGADILRLWVASVDYQSDVRVSDNILKQVAEVYRKIRNTFRFLLGNLHDFDPARHTVAEGDLSELDRYMLVKLNDLVKDVRGAYDSYQFAQVYHKVHNFCTIDLSSFYMDIAKDTLYIKHADDPSRRGIQTVMYEVLVSLLKLLSPILSHTTDEAWEELPQKEAANVQLTDMPEVKEYANAGELTKKWDRFMELRDDVLKALEEARSEKVIGKSLTAHVRVFAEGDDYVLLKELPNLDKLLIASEVSLEEGSAPAEAKSYENVSVVVSPAEGETCERCWVVSKTIGSSEKHPGLCSSCAETVENHYV
- a CDS encoding DivIVA domain-containing protein, which translates into the protein MPLTPLDIHNKEFTRGFRGYDEDEVNEFLDQVIKDYEMVIREKKELFDKVSDLEERLDHFSNLETTLNKSIFVAQETAEEVKRSADKEAKLIIKEAEKNADRIINESLAKSRKIALEIEELKKQSKVYRTRFKMLLEAQLEMLTGDEWDDLGRGVEEADEAYENAKG